Proteins from one Stenotrophomonas aracearum genomic window:
- a CDS encoding dicarboxylate/amino acid:cation symporter: MTDAATPRQKLPLHWKMGIGFGLGLVLGLIVHAIGGGIPWLPDAARAVMTYVTTPLSGLFLNLIFMLIVPLIFSALVMGVSEMGDIRSLGRIGWKTLAYTVLLSGVAVGLGLVLVNLLKPGVGVDPAMAQQLLHENVERSREIVANIGEQPKGMDMLLSIVPSNVLAAASSNGAILSLMFFALMFGIGMVLSPDEKTAPLRKVIEGVFEVSMTLINLVIRLAPYAVACFMFNLAAIFGFDLLIRLGAYVGVVVLALGLHMVVSYGVAVWLSGRSPIAFFRDTQEATVMAFSTASSNATLPTALRVADQMGLPQKVSRFVLTVGATANQNGTALFEGVTVIFLAQFFGVDLSITQQLMVMVVCILGGIGTAGVPSGSLPVVAMICAMVGVDPMGIGLILGVNHFLDMCRTALNVTGDLALTTLVAKGETEESPVPGTSSHA, encoded by the coding sequence ATGACCGACGCCGCAACACCCCGGCAGAAGCTGCCACTGCACTGGAAAATGGGTATCGGCTTCGGGCTTGGCCTGGTGCTTGGGCTGATCGTGCACGCCATTGGCGGCGGCATTCCGTGGCTGCCCGACGCTGCGCGCGCGGTCATGACCTACGTGACCACGCCGCTGTCGGGCCTGTTCCTCAACCTGATCTTCATGCTGATCGTGCCGCTGATCTTCTCGGCGCTGGTGATGGGCGTGTCGGAAATGGGCGACATCCGTTCGCTCGGCCGGATCGGCTGGAAGACCCTGGCCTACACCGTGCTGCTCTCGGGCGTGGCGGTCGGCCTGGGCCTGGTGCTGGTCAACCTGCTCAAGCCGGGCGTGGGCGTGGACCCGGCCATGGCCCAGCAGCTGCTGCATGAAAACGTCGAGCGCAGCCGCGAGATCGTGGCCAACATCGGCGAGCAGCCCAAGGGCATGGACATGCTGCTGTCGATCGTGCCGAGCAACGTGCTGGCGGCGGCGTCGAGCAATGGCGCGATCCTGTCGCTGATGTTCTTCGCGCTGATGTTCGGCATCGGCATGGTGCTGTCCCCGGACGAAAAGACCGCGCCGCTGCGCAAGGTGATCGAAGGCGTGTTCGAGGTCTCGATGACCCTGATCAACCTGGTGATCCGCTTGGCGCCGTACGCGGTGGCCTGCTTCATGTTCAACCTGGCGGCGATCTTCGGCTTCGACCTGCTGATCCGCCTGGGCGCGTACGTAGGCGTGGTGGTGCTGGCGCTGGGCCTGCACATGGTGGTGAGCTACGGCGTGGCCGTGTGGCTGTCGGGCCGTTCGCCGATCGCGTTCTTCCGCGACACCCAGGAAGCAACGGTGATGGCGTTCTCCACCGCCTCCAGCAATGCCACCCTGCCGACCGCGCTGCGCGTGGCTGACCAGATGGGCCTGCCGCAGAAGGTCTCGCGCTTCGTGCTGACCGTGGGCGCCACCGCCAACCAGAACGGCACCGCGCTGTTCGAAGGCGTGACGGTGATCTTCCTGGCCCAGTTCTTCGGCGTGGACCTGAGCATCACCCAGCAGTTGATGGTGATGGTGGTCTGCATCCTGGGCGGCATCGGCACGGCCGGCGTGCCGTCCGGTTCGCTGCCGGTGGTGGCGATGATCTGCGCCATGGTCGGCGTGGACCCGATGGGCATCGGCCTGATCCTGGGCGTGAACCACTTCCTGGACATGTGCCGCACCGCGCTGAACGTCACCGGCGACCTGGCCCTGACCACGCTGGTGGCCAAGGGCGAAACTGAAGAAAGCCCGGTGCCGGGGACGTCTTCACACGCCTGA
- a CDS encoding acetyl-CoA hydrolase/transferase C-terminal domain-containing protein has translation MTEHLTDLDAATDWLLQRVEGPLRIGAPLALGKPHRLLNALYARVENDPSRPLQIYTALSLNPPKPGGNGLEARFMGPFAARHFGEDFPRLAYADAMLRDRLPAHVQVEEFYMQSGALLNSSQAQRGYTSLNYTHAADAVAQRAPHAIVQKVAMRPDDRRLSLSCNNDITQDTIEAMLARGLPRPLLIAEIDPQLPYLGGTATVDVSFFDLVITPPAPYPALFGLPRQPVSDADYAIGLYASALVRDGGTLQIGIGTLADAISHALVLRHTDNARYRQILHALDPTLASNPTVLECGGLEPFEVGLYGCSEMLNEGFRRLVQTGVIRRKVHDDLALMERIESGSTLTIDHATLEAEGEYLHGAFYLGSPEFYEWLRELPEEESRAIGMRRISEINQLYGGNEALERLQRRHARFFNSCMMATALGAAVSDALEDGRVVSGVGGQYNFVAMAHALPEARSALMFRAVREDKGGLQSNVRWNYGHTTIPRHLRDLYINEYGIADLRNLTDEDCVIGMASITDAGFQAGLLQTAKASKKLAGDFVAPEHWARRNTQAAVSAALAPFRQSGALPDYPLGSDFTEVEQHLVKALGWLKQNTQTRSAKMRTVLAALTQPAGDGDVVYLQRMGLDAPSSIGEKLEARLVRLGLARTA, from the coding sequence ATGACCGAGCACCTCACCGACCTGGACGCCGCCACCGACTGGTTGCTGCAGCGCGTGGAGGGGCCGCTGCGCATCGGTGCGCCGCTGGCACTGGGCAAGCCGCACCGGCTGCTCAACGCGCTGTATGCGCGGGTGGAGAACGATCCGTCGCGGCCGCTGCAGATCTACACGGCGCTGTCGTTGAACCCGCCCAAGCCGGGCGGCAACGGCTTGGAGGCGCGCTTCATGGGGCCGTTCGCGGCGCGCCACTTCGGCGAGGATTTCCCGCGCCTGGCCTACGCCGATGCGATGCTGCGCGACCGTTTGCCGGCGCATGTGCAGGTGGAGGAGTTCTACATGCAGTCGGGGGCGCTGCTGAATTCGTCGCAGGCGCAGCGCGGCTATACAAGCTTGAATTACACGCATGCGGCGGACGCGGTGGCGCAGCGCGCGCCGCACGCGATCGTGCAGAAGGTGGCGATGCGTCCGGACGACCGGAGGCTGTCGCTGTCGTGCAACAACGACATCACGCAGGACACGATCGAGGCGATGCTGGCGCGCGGGTTGCCGCGTCCGCTGTTGATCGCGGAGATCGATCCGCAGCTGCCCTACCTGGGCGGCACGGCGACGGTGGATGTGTCGTTCTTCGATCTGGTGATCACGCCGCCGGCACCGTACCCGGCGCTGTTCGGGCTGCCGCGCCAGCCGGTGAGCGATGCGGACTATGCGATCGGGCTGTATGCGAGCGCGCTGGTCCGCGACGGTGGCACGCTGCAAATCGGGATCGGGACGCTGGCCGATGCGATCAGCCATGCGCTGGTGCTGCGCCATACGGACAATGCGCGCTACCGGCAGATCCTGCATGCGTTGGATCCGACGTTGGCGAGCAATCCGACGGTGCTGGAATGCGGTGGGCTGGAGCCGTTCGAGGTAGGTCTGTACGGCTGCAGCGAGATGCTCAACGAGGGCTTCCGGCGGCTGGTGCAGACGGGAGTGATCCGGCGCAAGGTGCACGACGACTTGGCACTGATGGAGCGGATCGAAAGCGGCAGCACGCTGACCATCGACCACGCGACGCTGGAGGCGGAAGGCGAGTACCTGCATGGGGCGTTCTACCTGGGTTCGCCGGAGTTCTACGAGTGGCTGCGCGAGCTGCCGGAAGAGGAGTCGCGGGCGATCGGGATGCGCCGGATCAGCGAGATCAACCAGCTGTACGGCGGCAACGAGGCGCTGGAACGGCTGCAACGACGGCATGCGCGCTTCTTCAATTCCTGCATGATGGCAACGGCGCTGGGTGCGGCGGTGTCGGACGCGCTGGAGGACGGCCGCGTGGTGTCGGGCGTGGGCGGGCAGTACAACTTCGTGGCGATGGCGCATGCGCTGCCGGAGGCACGCAGTGCGCTGATGTTCCGCGCGGTGCGCGAGGACAAGGGCGGACTGCAGTCGAATGTTCGCTGGAATTACGGGCACACGACGATTCCGCGCCATCTGCGCGACCTCTACATCAACGAGTACGGCATCGCGGATCTGCGCAACCTGACCGACGAGGATTGCGTGATCGGGATGGCGTCGATTACGGATGCGGGTTTCCAGGCGGGGTTGCTGCAGACGGCGAAGGCGTCGAAGAAGCTGGCCGGTGATTTTGTCGCGCCGGAACATTGGGCGCGCCGCAATACACAGGCCGCCGTAAGCGCGGCGCTGGCGCCGTTCCGGCAGTCGGGCGCCCTGCCCGACTACCCACTGGGCAGCGATTTCACCGAGGTGGAGCAGCACCTGGTGAAGGCGTTGGGGTGGTTGAAGCAGAACACGCAGACACGGAGTGCGAAAATGCGCACGGTACTGGCGGCGCTGACCCAGCCGGCTGGCGATGGCGACGTGGTGTACCTGCAGCGGATGGGCTTGGATGCGCCCTCCAGCATTGGCGAGAAGCTGGAAGCACGGTTGGTGCGGTTGGGGTTGGCGCGTACGGCGTAA
- the tkt gene encoding transketolase, whose amino-acid sequence MTQPTRRQLANAIRFLAADAVETAKSGHPGMPMGMADIAEVLWNDYLRHNPNNPKWFNRDRFVLSNGHGSMLQYALLHLSGYDLPIEQLKQFRQLGSKTAGHPEHHETPGVETTTGPLGQGLANAVGFALAEKLLAQRYNRPEHEIVDHRTWVFLGDGCLMEGVSHEAASLAGTWGLDKLVCFWDDNHISIDGNTEGWFTDNTPERFEAYGWNVVRGVDGHDPDSIKAAIESALSQSDKPTLICCRTTIGFGSPGKAGKESSHGAPLGKDELEATRKQLGWNYGPFEIPEEIYAGWRAGSTGTLRQAEWEQQFDKYAAQFPAEAEELTRRSNSELPADFVAKADAYIAQVQAEGQTIASRKASQLAIEAFAPLLPELVGGSADLAHSNLTLWKASKSVATDDPNANYVYYGVREFGMTAIANGLALHGGFIPFDATFLVFSDYARNGVRMSALIPAHAIHVYTHDSIGLGEDGPTHQPVEHLASLRYIPNNDVWRPCDAVESAVSWKAAITRQDGPSCLVFSRQNLPHQQRSTEQVAQIARGGYVLAEAEGGVPDVILIGTGSEVGLAMTAKAELDAAGIKTRVVSMPSTDVFERQDAGYRESVLPNAIRNRVAVEAGVTGFWRQYVGLDGAVVGIDTFGASAPADALYKHFGITAEHVVAAAKAQLAN is encoded by the coding sequence ATGACGCAGCCCACCCGCCGCCAGTTGGCCAACGCCATCCGCTTCCTTGCCGCTGATGCGGTCGAAACCGCCAAGTCCGGTCACCCCGGCATGCCGATGGGCATGGCGGACATCGCGGAAGTCCTCTGGAACGACTATCTCCGTCACAACCCGAACAACCCGAAGTGGTTCAACCGCGACCGCTTCGTGCTGTCAAACGGCCACGGCTCGATGCTGCAGTACGCACTGCTGCACCTGAGCGGCTACGACCTGCCGATCGAGCAGCTCAAGCAGTTCCGCCAGCTCGGCAGCAAGACCGCCGGCCACCCGGAACACCACGAAACCCCCGGGGTGGAGACCACCACCGGTCCGCTCGGCCAGGGCCTGGCCAACGCGGTGGGGTTCGCGCTGGCAGAGAAGCTGCTGGCGCAGCGCTACAACCGTCCGGAACACGAGATCGTGGACCACCGCACCTGGGTGTTCCTGGGCGACGGCTGCCTGATGGAAGGCGTGTCGCATGAAGCGGCGTCGCTGGCCGGCACCTGGGGCCTGGACAAGCTGGTCTGCTTCTGGGACGACAACCACATCTCGATCGACGGCAACACCGAAGGCTGGTTCACCGACAACACCCCCGAGCGTTTCGAGGCCTATGGCTGGAACGTGGTGCGCGGCGTCGATGGCCACGACCCGGACAGCATCAAGGCGGCGATCGAAAGCGCGCTGTCGCAGTCGGACAAGCCGACCCTGATCTGCTGCCGCACCACCATTGGTTTCGGTTCGCCGGGCAAGGCGGGCAAGGAATCGAGCCACGGCGCGCCGCTGGGCAAGGACGAGCTGGAAGCGACCCGCAAGCAGCTGGGCTGGAACTACGGTCCGTTCGAGATCCCGGAAGAGATCTACGCGGGCTGGCGTGCGGGCAGCACCGGCACGCTGCGCCAGGCGGAGTGGGAGCAGCAGTTCGACAAGTACGCGGCGCAGTTCCCGGCCGAAGCCGAAGAGCTGACCCGTCGTTCGAACAGTGAGCTGCCGGCCGATTTCGTGGCCAAGGCAGACGCGTACATCGCGCAGGTGCAGGCTGAAGGCCAGACCATTGCGTCGCGCAAGGCGTCGCAGCTGGCCATCGAGGCGTTCGCGCCGCTGCTGCCGGAACTGGTCGGCGGTTCGGCCGATCTGGCGCACTCGAACCTGACGCTGTGGAAGGCGAGCAAGTCGGTCGCGACGGATGATCCGAACGCGAACTATGTGTACTACGGGGTGCGCGAGTTCGGCATGACCGCCATTGCCAACGGCCTGGCGCTGCACGGCGGTTTCATTCCGTTCGATGCGACCTTCCTGGTGTTCAGCGATTACGCGCGCAACGGCGTGCGCATGAGCGCGCTGATCCCGGCGCATGCGATCCACGTGTACACGCACGATTCGATCGGCCTGGGCGAAGACGGTCCGACCCACCAGCCGGTGGAGCACCTGGCGTCGCTGCGTTACATCCCGAACAACGATGTGTGGCGTCCGTGCGATGCGGTGGAGTCGGCAGTGAGCTGGAAGGCGGCGATCACCCGCCAGGACGGCCCGAGCTGCCTGGTGTTCAGCCGTCAGAACCTGCCGCACCAGCAGCGCAGCACCGAGCAGGTGGCGCAGATCGCGCGCGGTGGTTACGTGCTGGCCGAGGCGGAAGGCGGCGTGCCGGACGTGATCCTGATCGGCACCGGTTCGGAAGTGGGCCTGGCGATGACGGCCAAGGCGGAACTCGACGCAGCCGGGATCAAGACCCGGGTGGTCTCGATGCCGTCCACCGACGTGTTCGAGCGCCAGGACGCGGGCTACCGTGAGTCGGTGCTGCCGAACGCGATCCGCAACCGCGTGGCGGTGGAAGCCGGCGTCACCGGCTTCTGGCGCCAGTACGTGGGCCTGGACGGCGCCGTGGTAGGCATCGACACCTTCGGCGCCTCGGCCCCGGCCGACGCGCTGTACAAGCACTTCGGCATCACCGCCGAGCACGTGGTGGCGGCAGCCAAGGCCCAGCTGGCGAACTAA
- a CDS encoding BlaI/MecI/CopY family transcriptional regulator encodes MSQISEAEAVVMEVLWNRHPLGADDVVTALADRDWAEPTIKTLLNRLLTKGAISASRDGRRYLYSPVLQRQAWVAEQSSGLLDKLFAGRVAPLVAHFSQRGELSAQDIAELKKLIQELDHD; translated from the coding sequence ATGAGCCAGATCAGCGAAGCCGAGGCCGTTGTCATGGAAGTGCTCTGGAACCGGCACCCGCTGGGCGCCGACGACGTGGTTACCGCCCTGGCCGACCGCGACTGGGCCGAACCCACCATCAAGACCCTGCTCAATCGCCTGCTCACCAAGGGCGCCATCAGCGCCAGCCGGGACGGGCGGCGCTATCTCTACTCGCCGGTGCTGCAGCGCCAGGCCTGGGTGGCCGAACAGAGCAGCGGCCTGCTCGACAAACTGTTCGCCGGCCGGGTCGCCCCGCTGGTGGCGCATTTCAGCCAGCGTGGCGAACTCAGCGCGCAGGACATCGCCGAGCTCAAGAAGCTGATCCAGGAGCTCGACCATGACTGA
- a CDS encoding VWA domain-containing protein: MNLMNVPLHLARPEALWALAALPLIALLWHWRRRRSSVWRHNVDAHLLPHLLVAGGRRAWGGLLLLLLGWTLAVLALAGPGWRQLPQPLWQAPAPLVVALDLSSRVTATDLPPSRLLQARAKLATLLRERSGGELALLAYADDAYTVAPLTGDRANVALYLDALAPDVMPRDGQRADRAIEAAVLLLQQSGAKGGDILLLTDRADDAARAAAASARAQGFQVSVLGLGTPSGAAYRSSDGRIERAQLEPGSLRALADAGGGHYAAVANDDGDLRALGVLTPRSSAGEGQSRQGEGMAWRDEGFWLLPPLMLLSLWAFRRRGLAAVALLCVLLPLAAPAPVHAAERSLWQRDDQRDQQRIAAGVDAYRRGDFAAAQQQFEGIEGPEAHYNLGNALARQGQYDAAIAAYDDALRQRPGMPDAVANRAAVDAARKRKPPQGGGQQQNQKNQQNPQNQQNKNQQSPQQQKQDPGKQGDQGQPQTGQGNAQQKNEPGKPDPAEQARADAAQRQRMDEAMQRQQGKADQTPAQRAQANETPQQREQRQAVEAWMRRVPDDPGSLLRAKFQLENERRKREGP, encoded by the coding sequence ATGAACCTGATGAATGTACCGCTGCACCTGGCACGCCCCGAGGCACTGTGGGCGCTGGCCGCGCTGCCGCTGATCGCGCTGCTCTGGCACTGGCGCCGGCGTCGCAGCAGCGTATGGCGGCACAACGTCGACGCGCACCTGCTGCCGCACCTGCTGGTCGCCGGCGGCCGGCGCGCATGGGGCGGCCTGCTGCTGTTGCTGCTCGGCTGGACGCTGGCCGTGCTGGCGCTGGCCGGCCCGGGCTGGCGGCAGCTGCCGCAGCCGTTGTGGCAGGCGCCGGCCCCGCTGGTGGTGGCGCTGGACCTGTCCTCGCGGGTCACTGCCACCGATCTGCCGCCGTCGCGCCTGCTGCAGGCACGGGCCAAGCTGGCCACCCTGCTGCGCGAGCGCAGCGGCGGCGAGCTGGCCCTGCTGGCGTATGCCGATGACGCGTATACGGTGGCGCCGTTGACCGGCGACCGCGCCAATGTGGCCTTGTATCTGGACGCCCTCGCGCCGGACGTGATGCCGCGCGATGGCCAGCGCGCCGACCGCGCCATCGAAGCGGCCGTGCTGTTGTTGCAGCAGTCCGGCGCCAAGGGCGGCGACATCCTGCTGCTGACCGACCGCGCCGACGACGCGGCACGTGCCGCCGCCGCGTCTGCACGTGCGCAGGGCTTCCAGGTCTCGGTGCTGGGGCTGGGCACGCCGTCCGGCGCCGCCTACCGCAGCAGCGACGGACGGATCGAACGCGCCCAGCTGGAACCGGGCAGCCTGCGTGCGCTGGCCGATGCCGGCGGCGGCCACTACGCCGCCGTGGCCAACGACGACGGCGACCTGCGTGCGCTCGGCGTGCTCACCCCGCGCAGCAGCGCCGGCGAAGGCCAGAGCCGGCAGGGCGAAGGCATGGCCTGGCGCGATGAAGGCTTCTGGCTGCTGCCGCCGTTGATGCTGCTGTCGCTGTGGGCCTTCCGGCGTCGTGGCCTCGCCGCCGTTGCACTGCTGTGCGTGCTGCTGCCGCTGGCCGCGCCGGCGCCCGTGCACGCGGCCGAACGCTCGCTGTGGCAGCGCGACGACCAGCGCGACCAGCAGCGGATTGCCGCCGGCGTCGATGCCTATCGTCGCGGTGACTTCGCGGCTGCCCAGCAGCAGTTCGAAGGCATCGAGGGGCCCGAAGCGCACTACAACCTGGGCAACGCGCTGGCACGCCAGGGCCAGTACGACGCCGCCATCGCCGCCTACGACGATGCGCTGCGCCAGCGCCCGGGCATGCCCGATGCGGTGGCCAACCGTGCTGCCGTGGACGCCGCGCGCAAGCGCAAGCCGCCGCAGGGTGGGGGCCAGCAGCAGAACCAGAAGAACCAACAGAACCCGCAGAACCAACAGAACAAGAACCAGCAGAGCCCGCAGCAGCAGAAGCAGGACCCGGGCAAGCAGGGCGACCAGGGCCAGCCGCAGACCGGGCAGGGCAACGCACAGCAGAAAAACGAGCCCGGCAAACCGGACCCGGCCGAGCAGGCGCGCGCCGACGCCGCGCAGCGCCAGCGCATGGACGAGGCGATGCAGCGCCAGCAGGGCAAGGCCGACCAGACCCCGGCGCAGCGCGCACAGGCCAACGAAACGCCGCAGCAGCGCGAGCAGCGCCAGGCCGTGGAGGCCTGGATGCGGCGGGTGCCGGATGATCCGGGCAGCCTGCTGCGGGCCAAGTTCCAACTGGAAAACGAACGCAGGAAACGGGAAGGACCATGA
- a CDS encoding BatD family protein — protein MNPATSTRLGWRACVWLLLCVSGVANAQTRAWLDRDAISDTETVTLNIESDGGAPDYTPLQADFELSGQTSSRQVQWSNGAMQSRSLYGVALTPRRSGVLTIPSLRVGNVLTAPIPLTVSASSGASAAVPGNAKAFVETEVDDANPYVQQSVGVVVRLYYASQLLSGELGFDAPEGASLQRVGEDRSLVREVNGRRYNVVERRYLLIPERSGPLVLKGARFEGRSAGGFFDDLFGGDGRLRANAPDRTLQVRAQPDAAPQPWLPLHDLRLRYTAAPTHGRAGEAVTVVVEAVAEGATRAQFPELPPLDVGPAAQVFAEPPQYDETFNGGTPRLTLTRRYSVVPRQPGTLAIPGPRMGWWDVRAGQARTATLPDLRVTVAEGAPGTAPAPVALDTTSALPGATAPTGDSVALGGSAPGGPPWGWIAAAVGFAALWLLTLAWAWRRRRAPAAVGGGPLAEAAPTAGRPSRAELRRALDQDGLDDIVALLAAMGGIRGGLEAVLAQLADPAQRQALQDLQAARWSADGGDAGQARQALRRAFHDGPHWQPAPAASNTPLPPLYPPSG, from the coding sequence ATGAACCCAGCAACCTCCACGCGGCTCGGGTGGCGCGCCTGCGTCTGGCTGCTGCTGTGCGTGAGCGGCGTGGCCAACGCGCAGACCCGGGCCTGGCTGGACCGTGATGCGATCAGCGACACCGAAACGGTCACCCTCAACATCGAGTCCGACGGTGGCGCGCCCGATTACACGCCGCTGCAGGCCGATTTCGAACTGAGTGGCCAGACCAGCAGCCGCCAGGTGCAATGGAGCAATGGCGCGATGCAGTCGCGCTCTCTGTATGGTGTGGCGCTCACGCCGCGCCGCAGCGGCGTGCTGACCATTCCGTCATTGCGGGTCGGCAACGTGCTGACCGCGCCGATACCGCTGACGGTGTCGGCCAGCAGCGGCGCATCGGCCGCGGTGCCGGGCAATGCCAAGGCCTTCGTCGAAACCGAAGTGGACGACGCCAACCCCTACGTGCAGCAGAGCGTGGGCGTGGTGGTGCGTCTGTATTACGCCTCGCAGCTGCTGTCGGGCGAGCTGGGGTTCGACGCGCCGGAAGGCGCCTCGCTGCAGCGGGTGGGCGAAGACCGCAGCCTGGTCCGCGAGGTCAACGGCCGTCGTTACAACGTGGTGGAGCGCCGCTACCTGCTGATTCCCGAGCGTAGCGGCCCGCTGGTGCTGAAGGGCGCGCGCTTCGAAGGGCGTAGTGCCGGCGGCTTCTTCGATGACCTGTTCGGCGGTGACGGCCGGCTGCGCGCCAACGCGCCCGACCGCACCCTGCAGGTCCGCGCGCAACCGGACGCGGCGCCGCAGCCGTGGCTGCCCCTGCACGACCTGCGCCTGCGCTACACCGCCGCGCCCACCCACGGGCGCGCCGGTGAAGCGGTCACCGTGGTGGTCGAAGCGGTCGCCGAAGGCGCCACCCGCGCGCAGTTCCCGGAACTGCCGCCGCTGGATGTCGGCCCCGCCGCGCAGGTGTTCGCCGAGCCGCCGCAGTACGACGAGACCTTCAATGGCGGCACCCCGCGCCTGACCCTGACCCGGCGCTACTCGGTGGTGCCGCGCCAGCCCGGCACCCTGGCCATTCCCGGCCCGCGCATGGGCTGGTGGGACGTGCGCGCCGGGCAGGCACGCACCGCCACGCTGCCCGACCTGCGCGTGACCGTGGCCGAAGGCGCGCCGGGCACCGCGCCGGCGCCGGTGGCGCTGGACACCACCTCGGCGCTGCCCGGAGCCACGGCGCCCACGGGCGACAGCGTCGCCCTGGGCGGCAGCGCCCCGGGCGGTCCGCCGTGGGGCTGGATCGCTGCAGCCGTGGGCTTCGCCGCGCTGTGGCTGCTGACCCTGGCTTGGGCATGGCGCCGCCGCCGCGCGCCTGCGGCCGTGGGCGGCGGTCCGCTCGCCGAGGCCGCACCGACCGCCGGCCGGCCCTCGCGCGCCGAGCTGCGCCGCGCGCTGGATCAGGACGGACTGGATGACATCGTCGCGCTGCTGGCGGCGATGGGCGGGATCCGGGGTGGCCTGGAGGCGGTGCTGGCGCAGCTGGCCGACCCGGCCCAGCGGCAGGCCCTGCAGGACCTGCAGGCCGCGCGCTGGAGTGCCGATGGCGGCGATGCGGGCCAGGCCCGGCAGGCGCTGCGCCGTGCCTTCCATGACGGACCGCACTGGCAGCCGGCGCCGGCCGCGTCGAATACTCCGTTGCCGCCGCTGTACCCGCCGTCCGGCTGA
- a CDS encoding TonB family protein, translated as MTDMLHGLLQASGWATLAVLLLGAVRPLLQRLGGAALVYRSWWLLPLVLIAPLLPSPVPAFTDSAPLLALGTVLHVAVVPTDAVLWPTLLIALWAAGAACVALAQWRGQRRFERALGTLQPRADGSWQASADPGLPALVGLLDPRVVVGPDFDQRFAPVERDLILQHEHQHRRHGDHWANAAVALLRCLFWFHPLLPWATRRFLFDQELACDARTVDPHPALRRIYANALLKAQLVHPVAPMACHWRSQPMLKERIGMLKEHKRNVVPRWSGQLLVLGLCVGISTMAWASQRAADTQTRITAEPAAGTDGSSSPDAATVGAQAKLMSPPAYPKSAFEQNISGKVVLRVNVDAEGRTSGVSVISSTPAGVFDAVSIAAAQKWTFEPARRDGKPVASALQIPLTFALDQPEPAPAP; from the coding sequence ATGACTGACATGCTGCACGGACTGCTCCAGGCCAGCGGTTGGGCCACGTTGGCGGTGCTGCTGCTGGGCGCGGTGCGGCCACTGCTGCAGCGACTCGGCGGCGCCGCGCTGGTGTATCGCAGCTGGTGGCTGCTGCCGCTGGTGCTGATCGCGCCGTTGCTGCCTTCGCCCGTCCCCGCGTTCACCGACAGCGCGCCGCTGCTCGCACTGGGAACGGTACTGCACGTGGCCGTGGTGCCCACCGATGCGGTGCTGTGGCCGACCCTGTTGATCGCGCTCTGGGCCGCCGGCGCGGCATGTGTAGCGCTTGCGCAATGGCGCGGCCAGCGCCGGTTCGAACGCGCCCTCGGCACGCTGCAACCGCGCGCCGACGGCAGCTGGCAAGCCAGCGCCGACCCGGGCCTGCCGGCGCTGGTCGGCCTGCTCGACCCGCGCGTGGTGGTCGGCCCCGATTTCGACCAGCGCTTCGCGCCCGTCGAGCGCGACCTGATCCTGCAGCACGAACACCAGCACCGCCGGCATGGCGATCACTGGGCCAACGCCGCAGTGGCCCTGCTGCGCTGCCTGTTCTGGTTCCATCCGTTGTTGCCGTGGGCGACGCGCCGCTTCCTGTTCGACCAGGAGCTGGCCTGCGACGCGCGCACGGTCGACCCGCATCCGGCCCTGCGCCGGATTTACGCCAACGCCCTGCTCAAGGCGCAGTTGGTCCACCCGGTTGCGCCCATGGCCTGCCACTGGCGCAGCCAACCGATGTTGAAGGAGCGGATAGGCATGTTGAAGGAACACAAGCGAAATGTAGTGCCGCGGTGGTCGGGCCAGCTGCTGGTGCTGGGGTTGTGCGTGGGCATCAGCACGATGGCGTGGGCCAGCCAGCGCGCAGCCGACACGCAGACGCGCATCACCGCAGAACCTGCCGCCGGGACGGACGGTTCGAGCTCGCCAGACGCGGCCACCGTCGGCGCCCAGGCGAAACTGATGTCGCCGCCGGCCTACCCGAAGAGCGCCTTCGAGCAGAATATTTCCGGCAAGGTCGTGCTGCGCGTGAACGTGGATGCCGAAGGGCGTACCTCCGGCGTGAGCGTCATCAGCTCCACCCCGGCCGGGGTGTTCGACGCCGTCTCGATCGCCGCCGCCCAGAAGTGGACGTTCGAACCTGCGCGCAGGGATGGCAAGCCGGTGGCGTCCGCGCTGCAGATCCCGCTGACCTTCGCGCTGGACCAACCCGAGCCGGCG